The following nucleotide sequence is from Dialister pneumosintes.
CTGCTTGCACATATTCATACGGATTTGGCACAAGTACAAGATATTTGGGATAGCAGTATGTTGCGTAAATCTTCTTTAACTTTAATGGGGATGTATATTGCAAAAATTTATATTAGAGAGTCTATTGGAGAAGATTTTGACCTTTCACATTGGATTTAAAAGGATGGCATAGTAATCATGGGAATATTTGATATTATTGGTCCAATCATGATTGGACCTTCTAGTTCTCATACTGCAGGAGCTGCTCGTATAGGTCGTATTGCACGAGAAATATTAAAAGAACCACTAGCAGGAGCCGATATTACTTTATATGGCTCTTTTGCCAAAACAGGAAGAGGGCATGGTACAGATAAAGCTTTAGTCGCCGGACTTATGGGATATGGACCTGAAAGTATTATTATACGTAATGCGATTGATACAGCAGAAAGAAAGGGTATTGCTATTCGTTTTTTCTTTTCAGAAGAAGATATAGGACATCCTAATGTTGCTAAAATTCTTGCTAAAGGAATGGAAGGTAAAGAAATAGAAATTATAGGACGTTCACTTGGTGGCGGGCGAGTAAAAATAACAAATATTGATGGTTATCCGGTAGAAATAACAGGGGAGGAAAATACGATTTTAACACAACATAGGGATGTACCCGGTGTCGTATCGGATGTGAGTTGTGTACTGGCCGAAAATTATATTAATATCTCTAATATGCGAGTTTTCCGAAAAAATAAAGGTGATGATGCCGTTATGATTATTCATACAGATGAGGAAGTATCAGATACATTGAAAGAACAAATTTTGACATGTAATCCCAGTATTAAAAACATAATGATATTAAAGAAAGTGTAATCTAAAATGAAAAAGTATCATTCCATCAAAGAGCTTATGGAGATGGCAGAGGAAGCACAAGTATCTCCTGGCATTATTGCATGTAAATTAGAGGCAGAACTTTCTAATCGTTCTTACGAAGATGTTTGGCAGCAAATGGATCAAACAATTCCGGTTTTTATGAAGTCGATTCGACATGGACTCGGAGATAAAAAGAAGTCAAGCAGTGGACTCGTAGGAGGTGACGCAAGACGTCTTTATGATAAAGAACCTCTTTTACTGGGAAGATTAGCTAAAAGGGCGGCTGTTTATGCGGTAGCTACTGCAGAAGCCAATGCAAAAATGATGTGTATTGTAGCATGTCCGACAGCCGGTTCTTGTGGTATTGTACCGGCTGTTGTAGCCGCCGTGGGAGAACACATCGGAGCTAAACGAGAGGATTATACACGTGCTTTATTTACGGCGGGAGCAATTGGTCATGTAGTAGCTGAAAATGCTTGTATTGCAGGGGCGGTAGGTGGATGCCAAGCAGAATGTGGTACGGCGGCCGGTATGGCAGCCGCAGCGGCTATTGATTTATTAGGCGGTACAATCGAGCAAATGAAAAATGCTATAGCTTTGGCACTCAAAAACTTACTGGGGCTTGCTTGTGACCCTGTTGCAGGATTGGTGGAAGTTCCTTGTGTTAAACGAAATGGATTTGAAGCCGTACATACTTTAGTAGCTGTAGAAATGGCGATGGCAGGTATTCAAAGTCAAATTCCTGTAGATGAAGTAATTCAAGCGATGGATGAAATCGGAAAACTGATGCCGGCTTCTATTCGGGAAACAAGCTTAGCCGGTCTTGCAATGACAGAAACCGGACAAAAAATTGCACAACAGATGAGTGAAAATCATAAATAAATATAAAACGAAATGTCATATGACATTTCGTTTTATATTGTTAAAAATCGTTTTATATAAATAAGATGGGCTTATGTTGACATAAGAAATCTATAATAAAAAAGAGATAGGAGTAAATCTCATCTCTTTTTTATTATATACATGAGTAAAATAGATAGTTATAAGAAAAATAAATACATATTATAAATAAGTTCTATATTGAGTGGCATCTATTTGTAGTATAAAATAAAAAATATTCAAAATAGTATTTAATTTAACAAAAATAAAAGGAGTATGTTATGAATTGTATACATAAAATTGTTTGGAGTAAAGTGAAAAACAGTTATGTAGTGGTTTCTGAATTAGTAAAAAGTCACACAAAAAATACATCGGTACAGTCGATGAAAATTGCTTTAGCGATAGTTGTAGGA
It contains:
- the sdaAB gene encoding L-serine ammonia-lyase, iron-sulfur-dependent subunit beta; this translates as MGIFDIIGPIMIGPSSSHTAGAARIGRIAREILKEPLAGADITLYGSFAKTGRGHGTDKALVAGLMGYGPESIIIRNAIDTAERKGIAIRFFFSEEDIGHPNVAKILAKGMEGKEIEIIGRSLGGGRVKITNIDGYPVEITGEENTILTQHRDVPGVVSDVSCVLAENYINISNMRVFRKNKGDDAVMIIHTDEEVSDTLKEQILTCNPSIKNIMILKKV
- the sdaAA gene encoding L-serine ammonia-lyase, iron-sulfur-dependent, subunit alpha, translated to MKKYHSIKELMEMAEEAQVSPGIIACKLEAELSNRSYEDVWQQMDQTIPVFMKSIRHGLGDKKKSSSGLVGGDARRLYDKEPLLLGRLAKRAAVYAVATAEANAKMMCIVACPTAGSCGIVPAVVAAVGEHIGAKREDYTRALFTAGAIGHVVAENACIAGAVGGCQAECGTAAGMAAAAAIDLLGGTIEQMKNAIALALKNLLGLACDPVAGLVEVPCVKRNGFEAVHTLVAVEMAMAGIQSQIPVDEVIQAMDEIGKLMPASIRETSLAGLAMTETGQKIAQQMSENHK